In one window of Prevotella sp. E13-17 DNA:
- a CDS encoding HU family DNA-binding protein produces MAKLRIKKYVNQVKNSKMFGKWYGRVNYNETLSTDDLCRHISKHGTIYTSDVVKGVIERFVLCFEELLHEGYKIKLDGLGTFSLKMSTTGAGSAEEFGVQNIRHLQVKFNGDKKKFSEYASPTFMKNARFEIEPDASEKEKEQGENED; encoded by the coding sequence ATGGCAAAACTTAGAATCAAAAAGTATGTGAACCAGGTGAAGAACTCGAAGATGTTCGGTAAGTGGTACGGACGCGTGAACTACAACGAGACGCTCTCTACCGACGACCTGTGCCGCCACATCTCCAAGCACGGTACCATCTACACCTCCGATGTGGTGAAGGGTGTCATCGAGCGCTTCGTGCTCTGCTTCGAGGAACTGCTGCACGAGGGCTACAAGATCAAGCTCGACGGTCTGGGCACGTTCTCGCTGAAGATGAGTACCACGGGTGCTGGATCGGCGGAGGAATTCGGAGTGCAGAACATCAGGCACCTGCAGGTGAAGTTCAACGGCGACAAGAAGAAGTTCTCGGAGTACGCTAGTCCTACGTTCATGAAGAACGCTCGCTTCGAGATTGAGCCTGACGCGAGTGAAAAGGAAAAGGAGCAGGGGGAGAATGAGGACTAA
- a CDS encoding smalltalk protein, with protein MKKLETWKFVLQTVIAILTAIATSLGVASCMN; from the coding sequence ATGAAGAAACTGGAAACTTGGAAGTTTGTATTGCAAACTGTTATCGCCATACTTACGGCGATTGCCACTAGCCTCGGCGTGGCTAGTTGTATGAATTAA
- a CDS encoding endonuclease domain-containing protein: MHYPTAKANATEQKEYRKALRNNMTTAEATLWRALKGRGAGGMKFRRQQGIGPYILDFYCPGHRFGIELDGASHDYKYEYDEQRTEYLREQGIRVLRFSNQQVLTSMQGVLAEIVRAANEVTDPTPDPSP, encoded by the coding sequence ATGCACTATCCTACAGCTAAAGCAAACGCTACAGAACAAAAAGAGTATCGCAAGGCTCTTCGCAACAACATGACCACAGCAGAAGCTACGCTCTGGCGTGCCCTGAAGGGTCGTGGGGCTGGCGGCATGAAATTTCGTCGTCAGCAAGGTATAGGCCCTTATATTCTTGATTTCTACTGCCCTGGGCATCGGTTTGGAATAGAACTTGATGGTGCCAGCCATGATTACAAATACGAATACGATGAGCAGCGAACTGAATATCTTCGCGAGCAGGGTATCCGTGTGCTCCGCTTTAGCAATCAGCAGGTGCTTACATCCATGCAAGGTGTCTTGGCTGAGATTGTGCGCGCTGCCAATGAAGTTACAGACCCCACCCCCGACCCCTCCCCTTGA
- a CDS encoding alpha-N-acetylglucosaminidase, with amino-acid sequence MKMLLTVAIMQIAIIKAVATPIDQLLERIDKGASQKFKIELRQEKTTKNVDAVQKDFFELDQQGQRVVVRGNTWVNIAVGINWYLKYYAGIHLTWNHMNAQLPKVLPRVKKRERHDTPLKLRYAYNYCTFSYSMAFWDWERWQQEIDWLALHGVNMPLAIVGEECVWREMLLKLGYSEKQIGQFIAGPAFLAWWEMNNLEGWGGPLPRSWYDRQARLQRQILKRMKELGMHPVLPGYCGMMPSDYTNDKKILWNGFTRPSNVPTTDPRFDEISKLYYDELTRLYGKADFYSMDPFHESSDDASIDYAEAGRKLMAAMKRTNPQATWVVQGWTENPRPEMLDALKPGDLLILDLFSECRPMYGAPSIWRRKDGYKQHQWLFCLLQNFGANVGLHGRMDQLLDNFYSVDQPTMKGIGFTMEGTENNPVMFELMSELPWRPQKFEKEQWVKGYVHARYGLPTTTDEKGKNADNTSQFSARACSLSSERTLSSQLERSWLLLARTIYNCPAGNNQQGPHESIFCGRPSLNNFQASSWSKMKNYYTPASTLEAARLFLEGVTPILTNSDDSKAISPTGCERAAFDLVDITRQALADQARVQYQHTIADYKAFDIDAFRRDSQRFLDMLLLQDELLGTCREFRLGHWLEAAKRCGTTTDEQQLYEWNARVQITTWGNRYCADTGGLRDYAHKEWQGLLKDFYYPRWKTYFDALLAQMEAQLHPQPELLGGGPNANKTAAELFAMALPQEVVIDWYAMEEPWTKAHNIYSAEPEGNALQVAQKIMNFLNGK; translated from the coding sequence ATGAAGATGCTACTCACTGTGGCAATAATGCAGATTGCAATCATCAAGGCTGTTGCCACGCCCATAGACCAACTGTTGGAGCGCATAGACAAAGGGGCTTCACAGAAATTCAAAATAGAACTAAGACAGGAGAAGACGACCAAAAATGTGGATGCCGTACAAAAGGACTTCTTCGAACTGGACCAGCAGGGACAGCGCGTGGTAGTGAGAGGCAACACGTGGGTCAATATTGCCGTTGGCATCAACTGGTACCTGAAATACTACGCAGGCATACATCTGACGTGGAACCACATGAACGCCCAACTGCCCAAAGTGTTACCACGCGTAAAAAAACGTGAGCGTCACGACACGCCCCTAAAGTTGCGCTATGCCTACAACTACTGCACATTTTCTTATTCGATGGCCTTCTGGGACTGGGAGCGCTGGCAACAGGAGATTGACTGGCTGGCGCTGCACGGTGTTAATATGCCACTGGCTATTGTGGGTGAAGAATGCGTGTGGCGCGAGATGCTGCTAAAGTTGGGATACAGCGAGAAGCAGATAGGACAATTCATAGCGGGACCAGCCTTTTTGGCTTGGTGGGAAATGAACAACCTGGAGGGATGGGGCGGACCACTCCCACGCTCATGGTATGACCGTCAAGCACGGCTTCAGCGACAGATACTGAAACGTATGAAAGAGCTAGGCATGCACCCTGTATTGCCTGGCTATTGCGGCATGATGCCTTCAGACTATACCAACGACAAGAAAATACTATGGAATGGTTTTACGCGTCCATCCAATGTTCCAACCACAGATCCACGCTTCGACGAAATCAGCAAGTTATACTACGACGAGCTGACACGGCTCTATGGCAAAGCTGACTTTTACTCGATGGACCCCTTCCACGAGAGCAGCGACGATGCTTCGATAGACTATGCCGAGGCGGGACGCAAACTAATGGCTGCCATGAAACGGACTAACCCACAGGCCACATGGGTGGTGCAGGGATGGACGGAGAATCCTCGTCCCGAGATGCTCGATGCCCTTAAGCCTGGCGACCTGCTTATATTGGACCTATTCTCGGAATGTCGCCCCATGTATGGTGCTCCATCAATTTGGCGTCGCAAGGATGGTTACAAACAACACCAATGGTTGTTCTGCTTACTCCAGAACTTTGGCGCCAACGTAGGCTTACACGGTCGCATGGATCAACTATTAGACAACTTCTACAGCGTGGACCAGCCCACCATGAAGGGCATTGGTTTCACCATGGAGGGCACAGAGAACAACCCTGTGATGTTTGAACTGATGAGCGAGCTGCCCTGGCGCCCCCAAAAGTTCGAAAAAGAACAGTGGGTCAAAGGCTATGTGCATGCCAGATATGGCCTTCCAACAACCACCGATGAGAAAGGAAAGAATGCTGACAACACCTCTCAGTTCTCCGCTCGAGCTTGCTCGCTTTCCTCAGAAAGAACTCTCAGTTCTCAACTAGAACGCTCCTGGCTCCTTCTTGCCCGCACCATATACAACTGTCCGGCTGGCAACAACCAGCAGGGGCCTCACGAGAGCATTTTCTGCGGACGACCTTCACTGAACAATTTCCAGGCTTCATCGTGGTCGAAGATGAAGAACTACTACACGCCCGCCTCTACACTGGAGGCAGCACGACTTTTCCTGGAGGGCGTCACACCGATACTTACGAACAGCGATGATAGCAAGGCCATTTCACCGACTGGCTGCGAGCGAGCTGCTTTCGACCTTGTTGACATTACCCGTCAGGCGCTGGCCGATCAGGCTCGCGTACAGTATCAGCACACCATTGCCGACTATAAGGCCTTCGACATAGACGCATTCCGTCGCGACAGTCAGCGTTTTCTCGACATGCTCCTACTGCAAGACGAACTGTTAGGCACTTGTCGCGAATTTCGACTAGGCCACTGGCTGGAAGCTGCCAAACGCTGTGGCACCACCACAGACGAACAACAACTCTACGAATGGAACGCCCGTGTACAGATCACCACTTGGGGTAATCGCTACTGCGCCGACACAGGTGGATTGCGCGACTATGCACACAAGGAGTGGCAGGGACTACTAAAGGATTTCTATTATCCCCGTTGGAAAACTTATTTCGATGCTCTCCTGGCACAAATGGAAGCACAGCTACACCCGCAACCCGAGCTATTAGGAGGTGGACCGAACGCCAACAAGACTGCTGCCGAACTCTTTGCAATGGCTCTGCCACAAGAGGTAGTCATCGACTGGTATGCCATGGAAGAGCCTTGGACAAAGGCTCATAACATCTACTCGGCAGAACCTGAGGGTAATGCCCTACAGGTAGCTCAAAAAATCATGAACTTTCTCAATGGAAAATAA
- a CDS encoding acyltransferase family protein: protein MENKQRLLSLDVLRGMTVAGMILVNNGYGESFTMLGHSRWNGLTPCDLVFPFFLFIVGIACYLSLAKGGFTPTPQTLRRIAKRTILLFVIGLAINWFHDALKGDPLGFDHLRLWAVMQRIALCYGAVSLIALYMNHRYIVPLIIALLSGYTLLLIWGNGYSEDPTQNILARADRSLFGYAHLYHKSPVDPEGLLGTISSIAHVLIGFYCGKAIYMAKNVEHKVMGLFVIGTVCLVAGYLLSFGLPLNKRVWSPSYVLVTCALAALLQALLMWLIDIRQKNKWTKPFCVFGMNALALYIVSEVLSIIFGQFSVNDLVYCTLHTFIIPLRWASLAYALSFVMLNYAIGYALYRKQIYIKL, encoded by the coding sequence ATGGAAAATAAACAAAGACTGCTATCATTAGACGTCCTACGCGGTATGACCGTAGCTGGCATGATATTAGTAAACAATGGCTACGGTGAATCATTCACCATGTTGGGACACTCACGCTGGAACGGACTGACGCCCTGCGACCTCGTGTTTCCTTTCTTTCTCTTCATTGTGGGCATAGCATGTTATCTTTCGCTGGCCAAAGGCGGATTCACCCCCACTCCACAAACGCTACGACGCATTGCCAAGCGCACGATATTACTCTTCGTGATAGGCCTGGCCATCAACTGGTTTCATGATGCCCTGAAAGGTGACCCACTGGGCTTCGACCACCTGCGTCTGTGGGCGGTGATGCAACGCATAGCCCTATGTTATGGCGCTGTATCGCTCATTGCGCTATATATGAACCATCGCTACATCGTGCCACTCATCATTGCTTTGCTGAGTGGTTATACATTATTATTAATATGGGGCAATGGCTACAGCGAAGACCCCACACAGAACATCCTGGCACGTGCCGACAGAAGCCTGTTTGGCTATGCCCACCTATACCACAAGAGCCCTGTTGACCCAGAAGGTCTCTTGGGCACCATCTCAAGCATTGCCCACGTACTGATTGGCTTCTACTGCGGCAAAGCCATCTATATGGCTAAAAACGTAGAACACAAGGTGATGGGGCTCTTTGTCATTGGCACCGTATGTCTGGTGGCTGGCTACCTGCTGAGCTTTGGACTACCACTGAACAAACGCGTGTGGAGCCCTTCGTATGTACTTGTTACGTGTGCGCTTGCTGCCCTGCTGCAGGCCCTGTTGATGTGGCTGATTGACATTCGTCAAAAAAACAAATGGACCAAACCCTTCTGCGTCTTCGGCATGAATGCACTCGCACTCTACATAGTGAGCGAGGTGCTTTCCATCATTTTCGGACAATTTAGTGTTAACGATCTTGTTTACTGCACATTACATACTTTCATCATTCCTTTACGATGGGCTTCGCTGGCCTATGCGCTAAGTTTCGTCATGTTGAATTATGCTATTGGTTACGCACTCTACAGAAAGCAAATTTATATTAAATTATAA
- the lysS gene encoding lysine--tRNA ligase, translating into MNVLELSEQEILRRQSLDELRKMGINPYPAAEYSVNAWSTDIIENFEDLPVIGKDEEGNDIRETATPENSRMVSIAGRIMSKSIMGKAAFAKLQDSKGRIQVYVQRDSICPDENKDLYNIVFKKLLDLGDFIGVKGYVFRTKTGEISVHVMEMTVLSKSLKPLPVVKTDADGKVYDAFDDPELRYRQRYVDLIVNAGVKETFLKRATIIRTMRSILDNAGYTEVDTPILQNIAGGASARPFITHFNALNQDMYMRIATELYLKRLIVGGFEGVYEMGKNFRNEGMDKTHNPEFTCMELYVSYKDLLWGMTFTEKMLEEICTAVNGKPEVEIDGKVISFKAPFRRLPILDAIKEKTGFDCDGKSEDEIRQFCLSKGMDVDETMGKGKLIDELFGEFCEGSFIQPTFITDYPVEMSPLTKMHRSKPGLTERFELMVNGKELANAYSELNDPIDQEERFKEQMRLADKGDDEAMIIDHDFLRALQYGMPPTFGIGIGIDRLVMLLTGKFAIGEVMLFPQMKPEKKAPQSSIQEWAAIGVAEDWVYVLRKAGFYLIQDIKNEKPQGLQQKIGDIVKKYKLDLQKPSVDEVAAWIEKAQS; encoded by the coding sequence ATGAACGTACTTGAACTGAGTGAACAAGAAATTCTACGCCGACAGTCGCTCGACGAACTGCGCAAGATGGGCATTAATCCCTACCCCGCCGCAGAGTATTCTGTAAATGCATGGAGCACAGATATCATTGAAAACTTCGAGGATCTGCCTGTTATTGGTAAAGACGAAGAGGGCAACGACATACGTGAGACCGCTACCCCCGAAAACAGTCGCATGGTGAGCATCGCTGGTCGTATCATGAGTAAGAGCATTATGGGAAAGGCCGCCTTTGCCAAGTTGCAAGACTCAAAAGGACGCATACAGGTGTATGTGCAGCGCGACTCTATCTGCCCCGATGAGAATAAAGACCTCTACAACATCGTATTCAAGAAGTTGCTGGACCTTGGCGACTTCATTGGTGTAAAGGGCTATGTGTTCAGAACGAAGACGGGCGAGATTAGCGTTCACGTCATGGAGATGACTGTTTTGAGCAAAAGTCTGAAGCCACTGCCCGTGGTGAAGACCGATGCCGACGGCAAAGTGTACGATGCTTTTGACGACCCCGAGCTTCGCTATCGCCAGCGCTATGTTGACCTGATAGTAAATGCGGGCGTGAAAGAAACATTCCTCAAGCGTGCCACCATCATTCGCACCATGCGTAGCATTCTGGACAACGCTGGCTACACCGAGGTGGACACCCCTATCCTGCAGAACATCGCTGGTGGTGCATCGGCCCGTCCGTTCATCACACACTTCAATGCCCTGAACCAGGACATGTATATGCGTATTGCCACAGAGCTCTATCTGAAGCGCCTCATTGTGGGTGGTTTCGAGGGTGTCTATGAGATGGGCAAGAACTTCCGCAACGAGGGTATGGACAAGACCCACAACCCGGAGTTCACCTGCATGGAGCTCTATGTGAGCTACAAAGACCTGCTGTGGGGTATGACCTTCACAGAGAAGATGCTGGAGGAGATTTGTACAGCCGTAAACGGCAAGCCCGAGGTTGAGATTGACGGTAAGGTGATTTCGTTCAAGGCTCCCTTCCGCCGTCTGCCTATCCTCGATGCTATCAAGGAGAAGACAGGCTTCGACTGTGACGGCAAGAGCGAGGATGAGATACGCCAATTCTGCCTCTCAAAGGGTATGGATGTTGACGAGACCATGGGTAAGGGTAAGCTGATTGACGAACTCTTTGGTGAGTTCTGCGAAGGCAGTTTCATTCAGCCCACCTTCATCACAGACTATCCCGTGGAGATGTCGCCCCTGACCAAGATGCACCGTTCTAAGCCCGGCCTTACCGAGCGTTTCGAGCTGATGGTCAACGGTAAAGAGTTGGCCAATGCTTACTCTGAGCTGAACGACCCCATTGATCAGGAGGAACGCTTCAAAGAGCAGATGCGACTGGCCGACAAGGGCGATGACGAAGCGATGATTATCGACCACGACTTCCTGCGTGCACTTCAGTATGGTATGCCGCCAACTTTTGGTATCGGTATCGGCATCGACCGTCTGGTGATGTTGCTTACTGGCAAGTTCGCTATCGGAGAGGTGATGCTGTTCCCACAGATGAAACCTGAGAAGAAAGCACCTCAGAGCAGCATCCAGGAGTGGGCCGCAATTGGCGTAGCCGAGGATTGGGTCTATGTACTGCGTAAGGCTGGTTTCTATTTGATTCAAGATATCAAGAACGAGAAGCCTCAGGGCTTGCAGCAGAAGATTGGCGATATCGTCAAGAAATACAAGCTCGATCTGCAGAAACCAAGTGTTGACGAGGTAGCTGCTTGGATCGAAAAGGCACAATCCTAA
- a CDS encoding NAD(P)H-dependent glycerol-3-phosphate dehydrogenase → MFDCGKIAIIGGGSWATAIAKIVVSHTHHIGWYMRRDDQIEDFKRLNHNPRYLTSVHFNTNEIEFDSDLNKIVEKYDTLVFVVPSPYLKNHLRKLKTRLKDKFIVTAIKGIVPDENLICSEYFHQVFDVSHDNLACLGGPSHAEEVALERLSYLTVGCANLEKAQAFADVLTSQFIKTKTSTDVIGIEYSSVLKNVYAIAAGICNGLKFGDNFQSVLMANSVQEMARFLQAVHPIERNVCDSVYLGDLLVTGYSNFSRNRVFGTMIGKGYSVKSAQMEMEMIAEGYFGTKCMKEINRHWHVNMPILDAVYNILYERITPQVEIKLLTDSFR, encoded by the coding sequence ATGTTCGACTGCGGAAAAATAGCAATTATCGGTGGAGGCAGCTGGGCAACAGCGATAGCCAAGATTGTGGTGAGTCATACACACCACATTGGTTGGTATATGCGTCGTGATGATCAAATAGAAGACTTTAAGCGACTGAACCACAATCCAAGATACCTAACCAGCGTACACTTCAACACCAACGAGATTGAATTCGACAGCGATCTGAACAAGATTGTAGAAAAGTACGACACATTGGTCTTTGTGGTACCATCACCCTACCTGAAGAATCACCTGAGAAAGCTGAAGACACGTCTCAAGGACAAGTTCATTGTAACAGCCATCAAAGGTATTGTGCCCGACGAGAATCTCATCTGTTCGGAATACTTCCATCAGGTGTTTGATGTGTCGCACGACAACCTGGCCTGCCTTGGAGGTCCCTCGCACGCCGAAGAGGTGGCACTGGAACGACTGAGTTACCTCACCGTTGGATGCGCAAACCTTGAGAAAGCGCAAGCTTTTGCCGATGTCCTGACCAGCCAGTTTATCAAGACCAAGACATCGACTGACGTCATCGGCATAGAGTATTCATCGGTACTGAAGAACGTCTATGCTATCGCTGCAGGCATCTGCAACGGATTGAAGTTTGGAGACAACTTTCAGTCTGTCCTTATGGCCAACTCCGTGCAGGAAATGGCACGTTTCCTTCAGGCCGTACACCCTATTGAGCGCAATGTGTGCGACTCAGTCTATTTGGGCGACCTGCTGGTGACAGGCTACTCAAACTTTTCACGTAACCGTGTTTTCGGTACAATGATTGGAAAAGGTTATTCGGTGAAAAGCGCACAAATGGAGATGGAAATGATTGCCGAGGGCTATTTCGGCACCAAGTGCATGAAGGAAATCAATCGCCACTGGCACGTCAACATGCCCATTCTCGATGCCGTCTATAACATCCTCTACGAGCGCATCACGCCGCAGGTTGAGATTAAATTGCTGACAGACTCATTTAGATAA
- a CDS encoding glucose-6-phosphate isomerase, whose amino-acid sequence MKSISLDITKAACFLEAGAVKAFEPKVKAAQEALENGTCPGNDFLGWLHLPSSITPAFLDEIQATANVLRENCEAIVVAGIGGSYLGARAVIESLSNSFTWLIQDKKNPTILFAGNNIGEDYLFELTEYLKGKKFGVINISKSGTTTETALTFRLLKKQCEAQRGKEEAKKVIVAVTDAKRGAARTCADKEGYKSFIIPDNVGGRFSVLTPVGLLPIACAGFDVKALVAGAQDMEKACGKDVPFEQNLAAQYAAVRNGLYQNGKKIEIMVNYQPKLHFFSEWWKQLYGESEGKDGKGIFPASVDFTTDLHSMGQWIQEGERTIFETVISVEEPEKKLLFPEDEENLDGLNFLAGKRVDEVNKMAELGTRLAHVDGGVPNMRISVPQLNEYYIGQLIYFFEIACGISGNILEVNPFNQPGVEAYKKNMFALLEKPGYEAETKAIKARLESEK is encoded by the coding sequence ATGAAAAGTATTAGTCTTGACATCACAAAGGCTGCTTGCTTCCTCGAAGCAGGCGCAGTGAAGGCTTTCGAGCCTAAAGTGAAAGCCGCACAAGAGGCTTTAGAGAACGGCACTTGCCCAGGCAACGACTTCCTTGGTTGGCTACACCTGCCCTCTTCTATCACACCCGCATTCCTCGACGAGATTCAGGCTACAGCCAATGTGCTGCGCGAGAACTGCGAGGCTATCGTCGTAGCTGGTATCGGTGGTTCATATTTGGGCGCACGCGCCGTCATCGAGTCGCTGAGCAACTCGTTCACCTGGCTCATTCAGGACAAGAAGAACCCCACCATCCTCTTTGCAGGCAACAACATCGGTGAAGACTATCTGTTCGAATTGACAGAATATCTGAAAGGCAAAAAATTTGGTGTTATCAACATCTCGAAGAGTGGTACCACCACCGAGACAGCTCTGACTTTCCGTCTGCTGAAGAAGCAGTGCGAGGCTCAGCGTGGTAAGGAAGAGGCAAAGAAGGTGATCGTGGCTGTTACCGACGCTAAGCGCGGTGCTGCACGTACCTGTGCTGATAAGGAAGGCTACAAGAGCTTCATCATCCCCGACAACGTGGGTGGTCGTTTCTCTGTGCTGACTCCTGTAGGTCTGCTGCCTATTGCTTGTGCTGGTTTCGACGTGAAGGCTCTCGTTGCTGGTGCTCAGGATATGGAGAAGGCATGTGGCAAGGATGTTCCCTTCGAGCAGAACCTCGCTGCACAGTATGCTGCCGTACGAAACGGACTCTATCAGAACGGCAAGAAGATTGAGATCATGGTGAACTATCAGCCTAAGCTGCACTTCTTCTCTGAATGGTGGAAGCAGCTCTATGGCGAGTCTGAGGGTAAGGACGGCAAGGGCATCTTCCCTGCAAGCGTTGACTTCACCACCGATCTGCACTCTATGGGTCAGTGGATTCAGGAAGGCGAGCGCACCATCTTCGAGACAGTTATCTCTGTAGAGGAACCCGAGAAGAAGTTGCTTTTCCCCGAGGATGAAGAGAACCTGGATGGTCTGAACTTCCTGGCCGGCAAGCGTGTTGACGAGGTCAACAAGATGGCTGAGCTGGGTACACGTCTGGCTCACGTGGATGGCGGTGTGCCCAACATGCGCATCAGCGTTCCACAGCTCAATGAGTATTACATCGGTCAGCTCATCTACTTCTTCGAGATTGCTTGCGGCATCAGCGGCAACATCCTTGAAGTAAACCCATTCAACCAGCCCGGTGTAGAGGCTTACAAGAAGAACATGTTTGCCCTGCTCGAGAAGCCTGGCTATGAAGCTGAGACAAAGGCTATCAAGGCTCGCCTTGAAAGTGAGAAATAA
- a CDS encoding HAD family phosphatase has product MTEQVIQGYLEKHGFGLFSPKAVLFDMDGVLYDSMPNHAVAWQESMKTFGIHMTADDAYTTEGARGIDTIRMMVKQQQGRDISLEEAQRMYDEKTRLFHLMPEAKMMPGIQDLMQKIHADGLSIGVVTGSGQRPLIERLLRDFKEYLDESRIVTAYDVKRGKPYPDPYLMGLEKAGKLNPWEAIVIENAPLGVKAGVAARIFTIAVNTGPLKDDVLKDAGATLVFPTIASLAEHWAFK; this is encoded by the coding sequence ATGACAGAACAAGTTATTCAAGGATACTTAGAGAAGCACGGCTTCGGGCTCTTCAGCCCGAAAGCCGTGCTTTTTGATATGGACGGGGTGCTCTACGACTCGATGCCTAATCATGCAGTTGCATGGCAAGAATCAATGAAGACCTTCGGCATACACATGACAGCCGACGATGCCTACACCACAGAAGGGGCACGAGGCATCGACACCATACGCATGATGGTGAAACAACAGCAGGGACGCGACATCTCGCTGGAGGAGGCTCAACGCATGTACGATGAGAAGACTCGTCTTTTTCACCTGATGCCAGAAGCCAAGATGATGCCAGGCATACAGGATCTGATGCAGAAGATACATGCTGACGGGTTGTCAATCGGCGTGGTGACGGGTAGCGGCCAACGCCCACTCATCGAACGACTGTTGCGCGACTTCAAGGAATATCTGGACGAGAGTCGCATTGTCACAGCCTATGATGTGAAACGTGGGAAACCGTATCCAGACCCATATCTGATGGGACTTGAGAAAGCCGGCAAGCTGAATCCATGGGAAGCTATTGTCATAGAAAATGCGCCCTTAGGTGTGAAAGCAGGAGTAGCGGCCCGCATATTCACCATTGCAGTAAATACGGGGCCGCTAAAAGATGATGTCCTAAAGGACGCAGGAGCTACTCTGGTATTCCCAACGATAGCGTCGTTGGCAGAACACTGGGCATTTAAATAA
- a CDS encoding DUF4738 domain-containing protein encodes MRYLLPFMLAAGIMMLGACKEKKKQEDIITTKYVPKRPQAPIAMNDEHLTDTVRWKNAVYYVKIDRTASDSLPMLSDEIGQKYKDNYVTLTVLRSDQSVFFSKKFSKNNFVSYLNADYKRNGLLSSMRFNEVDDGELEFSVAIARPDALDDEYLPLELTINAQQGIAIKVDNDMLDEFDDDSED; translated from the coding sequence ATGAGATATTTGCTACCATTTATGTTGGCTGCTGGCATCATGATGCTTGGCGCCTGTAAGGAGAAAAAAAAACAGGAAGATATCATAACGACAAAGTACGTGCCTAAACGTCCACAGGCTCCTATCGCTATGAACGACGAACATCTGACGGATACTGTTCGTTGGAAGAATGCTGTCTATTATGTCAAGATAGACCGTACAGCAAGCGATAGTCTGCCGATGCTCTCCGACGAGATTGGGCAAAAGTATAAAGATAACTATGTGACGTTGACCGTGCTTAGAAGCGACCAGTCTGTATTTTTCAGTAAGAAGTTCTCGAAGAATAACTTTGTATCCTATCTGAATGCCGACTATAAGCGCAATGGCTTGCTGTCAAGTATGCGTTTCAACGAGGTGGATGATGGCGAGTTGGAGTTCTCGGTAGCCATAGCTCGCCCCGATGCTTTGGACGATGAGTATCTTCCTCTTGAACTAACTATCAATGCTCAGCAAGGTATTGCCATCAAGGTTGATAATGATATGTTAGATGAATTCGACGATGATTCTGAAGATTGA
- a CDS encoding DUF4890 domain-containing protein produces MKKIVLALVALMTISMSVAAQDSTRVKPNRKQINPTEMINQRTKKMAETYGLNEEQTARLKELNTKFAKNMRGEHGMRGGNRGFQHNGGQHKGQHFSQANRDSLRQAMRKNQEAYEAELKTILTEKQFKAYTEDMKKMMRQNPRFNGDRRPKKD; encoded by the coding sequence ATGAAAAAGATAGTTTTGGCATTGGTCGCCTTGATGACCATCAGTATGAGTGTCGCAGCCCAGGATTCAACTCGTGTGAAACCTAACCGCAAGCAGATTAATCCTACGGAGATGATCAACCAGCGCACTAAGAAGATGGCTGAGACCTATGGACTTAACGAAGAGCAGACGGCTCGTTTGAAAGAGCTGAACACAAAGTTTGCTAAGAATATGCGTGGTGAACATGGTATGCGTGGCGGAAATCGCGGTTTCCAGCATAATGGCGGTCAGCATAAGGGCCAACACTTCTCGCAGGCAAACAGAGACTCGCTGCGTCAGGCGATGCGCAAGAATCAGGAGGCTTACGAGGCAGAACTGAAGACCATTCTCACAGAGAAGCAGTTCAAAGCCTACACCGAAGATATGAAGAAAATGATGCGCCAGAATCCTCGTTTCAACGGCGACAGACGCCCTAAAAAGGATTAA